A window of Daucus carota subsp. sativus chromosome 2, DH1 v3.0, whole genome shotgun sequence genomic DNA:
TCActttatacaaaaaataattagcAAAAGAATTATACATGGATTTCCTTGCCTCCATATAAGAGGCATTTTCAAGTTCTGTTGATATCAACTTCATGCTATATTAAACAAAGATTTATTTTTACTCATCTGCTGTTATGACTTTTGGATCAGTGGTATATTACCTGCAGTAGATCTCGTTGGTAAACATGCTTTAGTTGGGGTAAGCTCTGTCTTAATTCGACTTCTATAAATACGGCATACgtttgttattttatatatactgaCTGATTCTTTTTCAAACTACCTTAAGTACTATATTTCTCTTTGGTGGGTCACACATATCCATAATATGGAGGATTCATcccattatatatttaaaaaatatattcttgtAATGGATTTATATAACCATGATCATTAAACATTTCTTGCTCAGATTTTCTACTTCGTTGGATTTGGACTGTTCTGTCTTGAGTCTGTACTCAGCATCTGGGTTATTCAGGTAAATTTTCAATAGTGGTGTATTTCCACATCTGTCACATGACATAACTTGTTTATCCAAAAGAACTTTTTGGTAATCTTTATTGTGGTTTGGTGTCTGCAGCAAGTATACATGTACTTCCGCGGTAGTGGAAAAGCAGCAGAAATGAAGCGCGACGCGGCAAGAGGGGCCTTTAGAGCTGCAATGTGATCACTGCTACACGAGAAGATCGTCTCAGAGTACCTTCCTGCCACACTCGTCAGAGAGTTTGACTCTACATTGTGAAAATAGTTTTTTCAGCTCGGGTTTTTTCATTGAAGGCGTAAATTGTTGGACTCCCatgatttgaatatttaatttcctatatttttttgttttgtttagaaGAGAGATGTATTATCTGTTAGATAAGAAAAATGTAGAAGTATTTTACCTGATGCATTGAAAATTATAGTCACGAGTACCTTCTGTAAATCTTTTCCTATTTTTTACTGTGAAACCGTGAGTTAAGTTATGAGTGTGACTTGTCATTGGTGGGCGAAGATACGAGGTTATCCCCAATCATTGAGTAGTTTATCTGCGCCAAAAGTAAATTCTATTGGGAGCTTGGACTAAAAATTGAAGCTTGAAAATGCACAAGAGTTACGATTAACTCTTAATACTACTAACTAATTATGCAAGAAAAACTCTCCGAAAAATCTCAAGTACTTAAAACCGAACAGATGCATTCAAGTATGGACAAAGTCACAAAGTACAAGGGTACACAATTTATTTAATACTGCAGCATAACACTGTCATTCTGTACTCAAAATATACACTTGAATCCCATGTGCGGAGGAGTCGATCAGCTTAGATAGGGACATAAAAAACTGAATATCGCGTGACATTAATTGTGAGGAAACTATGGTTAAACATACTGAAGTTTATGTACGTTTTGAAGTCTACTTTGAGTGGGTAATTCACATTTACATACAGCAACAGCAGTATTAAAGTTATGGCCAAAGCTGTCTAGATGTGGAGGTCCAGAAAGAATTGAGTGATTATTAAAGCTGTGTAAATGGATCATGTTTGTTAAGAGGTTGTCTATAACAATTATACTCTTCTTTATGTTATAGACCCACCATTCGCATAAAGGAACACTGCTAAAATCATCATCTGTCTCAAGGTGATCCATTGTATCTTTTCTAAAGGCGCTAGTCCTCATAAGCTAACTATCATATAGATGATTATTGCAAACACTCAAAATTACAAACATGTAGAACCACAAACAGGAAAGAGAGTGATGGATCACATCAAGATCAACACTAAAACTTCATGGCAGCGATGCATTTAGGTCATACTAGCTCATCGTCTCATCAACACtggaacatatatattatatatattacacaaaatgACCATTCATATCATACAGTGATTAGTGGTATATAAGCATCCACCACTAGGTTGAGCAAGTAGTCGTACACTTCTTCTTGCAGTCCATACTACATCCACCACCTCCGCCGCCACCACCATACCCCTTACCGGATCGACTCCAAGAAGTGAAACACTTAGCCGGACACCTCAGCTTCTTTCCATAACAAGGACCCTTTACTTTACATGTCACGACAGGCCTCACTGTCCCTCCACTTCCAGAGCCACCGCTAGGACCACCGTAGCCACCACCCCAACCTCCTGAACCTCCAGCACCAATAATTCCACGGAATGCGGGTGGCAGGTTGCCAGGGAATCCGTAACCTCCTTCGCCAGGGAAGTTTCCAACACCACCACTGCTGCCGCTGCTTCCAGGCTTTGGAGGGGCCCTGGAAGCAGATCCAGGTAGGGTTGAGAGAGCAAGGAAGAGGAGGAAGAGGGAGAATAAGTGTATGATTCTAGAGTAGTTCATAGTGTTTGTTAGTGATATCAGATGATATGAATGCAAGAGAGGGAAGTATAAATACAAGTAGCTAACCAGGATGGGAGCTAGGTAGCTTCAGAGGAAAAAAGACATTAATGATATGTGTAGATCGAGAGAATTGGATTACAGTTGAAGGAGCATGAATATGAGGGAGGAAAGTAGGTCTACTGTACTTAATAGACATGCTTATGTGTCAGCACccacatttttaaaatatctcCATTATGAGTAGTAGTAACTAGTATTTTCAGTCTCTACATTATCTAAAGTAAGATTTATGTACTCatctaataatatatgtataaaccAAACCACACCGCATCTCATCGAtgatattatcattattattatctagggtttgtctagtgtgtgcccataggcacatgctaagcgcggaatttgatatgtttgagagattttgattggtgtggttggtgtatttacAGGGGTCAActattattaagatatgagagccaatcaaaatctcccaaacttATCAAAttccgtgcttagcatgtgcccatgggcacacactagaaaaaccataTTATCTACTATTATACTCAAAGAAAATCGAACAGAGAAAGCACATTAAGTAGATAGCTTGACTGTGAACTGTGAGCAGAGAGGGGGCATAATTTACAATTCTCCTGATTTGAAGGAGTAATGGTCCGCTGGGGGACCATGGGAAGGGGGAGGGGAGCAGAAGATAAATGAGTTGATTAACTATCCTTTCCCATATTATTACTCTCTTCGTCCCATTTTACATgttattttgactttttacacatgtAGCACTACGTATCTGTGTTGTTTAATTTCACAATTTAGTGGGTAGTTTGTGACTCAGTTGAAGGCACAATAGATTCATACAGAACTATGAACATCATTCATATATTAGAACCACTGCCTTCTATTTTAGCTCATTCTACTTTCCCCCCAGCAAGTAATAGGTCAAAAAATTGTGCTTTACTGCAATTATACATATGTGATTAGATGTAACATATATGAAGATGAAAATGTCAAAGCTGGTTGTTGGAGCTTTAATTAGACTGCTTCTCCTATGTAATAAAGATGAAATTTTTGTGACAGAGGCTAACCATATGCTTGTCTACCTCAATCCACCATGTTTACACCATTAGGGTTCTATCTCATACTATCAAATGGGCGGTTCTACTTTCTAGTACATTTCGTATCAGACTTTACTCGTGCATGACATGATAGAGACTTACATATCGCACCATCCCATACCCTGTTCCAAGTCTTTTGCATGGTACAACTTGATTGAGTGAATGAGCCTCTTTAGCTCTTAGTCTCTTACTATTGCTGTACCAAAATTAAGTGATGAAATGTAGTAGATATTGGTAAGGGAGGTAAAAGCAACCACTTGGTCCAATAATAATTATGTGACAAAGTCTCCCCTTCTAGGTGTTCAAAAGTGACACATAACAGTATTCACGTTTGCATATTTACAAGATGACGGTGACTTCGCTATCTACAAATTTTCTTAAGCATCTGTGCAAGATGACAGTGACCTGACTATCTACAAATGTTTCATCTCATTGTCCGTATACATCTGTGTGTGCGCGCAGAATTTTAGTCTGAAatacattataaattatctcCAAAATATAACAATTCCAAAGAGATGAGCATATTTGACGAGTGTTTTTTCACATCAAAATAATGTGCATTCTTCAAAGCAATGCGCATCATAGGGATGCATGACACATTGTGGTATTTTAGACCCTCctttaataatttgttttagatatatttttataagcaTCAGTGTCTGTGTACCTGTACTGTTTTGTACCACCGATCCTCtactaattttatataataaaccaCCAGCTAACAGACAGGGTCATCCGAGAGGGAGGGCCGACAATTGAAATAAATGGTTATTCAATctataattgaaatttaaagTTCATATGTACAGATAGGTAGGTCTGCTACTTAAATTCATGCCCATTACTATCACAACGAGTTGGTATACTTTGTCACACATTATGCAATACTATTATCGGAGGATCACAACTACCCTCCACTTCTTTGAATATGAAGTACCACTAGTGTCTAGAATAAAGTCAAGTATTTCATCTCAACAAAAGGACATCATCAGTTGGAAAGGGGGAAGGTTATGCATCCTAAAGTTTAAACAAGCCAACTTATATGCAAGCCACAGGGCAAACCAGCTAACATATTTCGGTGTCTCtcagatttatatattttgtttttatgcaTGTGTTTAATTTAACATTACTAGAGTATGTTTGATTTAGTTTAGTTTGACATTTTTCATATACATAAACACACAAACGCCCATCCTTGCCAGTTTGTGAACCCTCGCACCCCTATTACACACTCCATACTCAGCATTATATGTACATGTCTCTTGACACAAACTACTAGCAACCAGTAAAGCAGAGTAGATCAATTGTAAAATAAACAAAACTAAGATAGTCAAGTAGTTGAAGCAATTAATAGAGATATTGCTAATTCTTAATGATTTGGTTTCACATGTTTCTCAGTCATTAAGCATGTGGAAGCTTGATCTTGAACATGATAAACCTCTTTGTTTTTCGAGATTTAAATAAGAGAGTATAATAGAGAACTCATTGCTTCTAAATGTTAGTATTAAACAATATTATGATGCCTGAAAGTTGCTACTAGTTAAGTTATAAAGAATTACGCTTTCTCTATACTAGTTAAAAATGAGTTTGGTAGTGCAGGTTTACCTTATATTGGTTAAATGCATATAATGTATATCACAAGCTAGAAGAATTCCAACTAGCATCAACGGCAGTGATGAGAGTCTCATGTAGTTTAGAGCCAGCACAAGCAATTATACCACGGTCAAGTCCTTCAAGATATATCCCTTTTGAAAAATCAAGTCGATGGCCTCCGGCATCAGTCACAAGTCCACCTGCTTCTTCGATGATAACAACAGCAGCTGCGTGGTCCCATATTTTCTCCTTGTACCCAGCCCGAGcaaatttcataaatatctCAGCATCTCCACGAGCTATGGCTGCATACTTTACCATGCTATATACACGTAATGGCTTGTTCCTGCAGTCAAGATAATGTGTGACCTTTTGAACCACTTGATAAACATTTAAAGTCTaacaaaattttcatcagaATAATGTCAGACAGCTTTAAAATGTTAGCTCAGTCTAAACTATTGTGTATCTTgtctttatgaatatatatgtgtgtgtgtgtgtgtgtgtgtgcgcgcgcgtgTAGAGAGACATCTCACCCCTGTGAGTGTGTATGTGCATTTATCTTTATAGATACTACTCTTTATCAAAGGTCATTTAAGTTTTTACG
This region includes:
- the LOC108206747 gene encoding cold shock domain-containing protein 4, which gives rise to MNYSRIIHLFSLFLLFLALSTLPGSASRAPPKPGSSGSSGGVGNFPGEGGYGFPGNLPPAFRGIIGAGGSGGWGGGYGGPSGGSGSGGTVRPVVTCKVKGPCYGKKLRCPAKCFTSWSRSGKGYGGGGGGGGCSMDCKKKCTTTCST